The Salvia splendens isolate huo1 chromosome 20, SspV2, whole genome shotgun sequence nucleotide sequence ATCCATACACATTTCCCCAAATCCAGTCGTCTATCTCTGCATCGGCGGTGAAGTTGGATCTAACGCATTTGATCTTGTCTAGGGATGGCTTTCCCGGGGAGGTGGTGACGACGAGGCCGAGCGATTTGTAACCTTCGGGCGGAATTGGGAGCCAGAAATAGGCGGGGTTGAAGATGGAGGCGTTACCGTTGGACCAGACTAGAGCGTAATCAGTCGGCTGCTTCAGAATATCCGATGAATTATCGGTGGCTTTGGCCACCAAAGTCCAGCCGAAAAGCGGCCGGTTGTTCGGCTGAGCGTAGCTGCCGAGCATTGAGAAACCATCTGGGATGAATGGTTCGAAAAATGTTGCGATTTCGTCGTTTGGGCCTTCTCCTTCGGTCGaccaaattttatgaaattcgGATATTTGTTGCACTTTTAGGCCTCCTAGATCAAGCTCTCCCGTCGCAAAATCACCGCCTAAGCATGATAAGAACGCACATTTTAAGACATTTTAGGCCAAATAACTCGATCCGGTGATCTGCCGTTGCAAAATCACTACTTAATCATGAAAGTACGCACATTTCAGATCATTTTAAGTCAAATAACTCATATCTGCCCTAGGAAACGGCCCTAATGACTGTTTCATAACGATGTGTAGCTCATGTGTATCAAATGTACTGAATTAGACAAAAATTAGGCCAAAGCTGCCGTTGCAAAATCACAATCTGATCATTGATAATACACACATTTTAAGTTATTTTAGGCTAGATAACACGATATCGATCCTACCAAACGGCATGACTGTATCATAACTATGTGTAGCTCATGTGTATATCAAAATCAATGAAGTATTTATACCTTGAGGCCAATTGGGGAGTGGAGAAGCAAATATGAAATTGGTGTCAATTGGGAAAGAGTCAGCCTTGTGGGAAAATGTATTGGTTGTGTTGTTGAGAGCGTTGGCCACCACCAAAATTTTTAATGTAAGAATAAGTGAGAATTTAACAATGGTAGAAGAAGATCCCATAATAACAGAAGAGGAGGTTGTGTAAGAAGCATATTAATATAATCCCATACACACTCCTTAGCTGTGTTGAGCGAATTATATACATATAGCTTACCATTTTAATTTATACAAAATAATCTCATTGATTCAACTATGAATGTATGTATCTTTAATCAAGCCACTGATAAAGGAATCTATGATTTGCCGAATTTTTAACAATTGATAAAGGAATCAATGATttctataatttaaattttgtcaACTCCCTTTTCAAACTTATTAAGAAATTTAATTACAAACTTAGCATAATATTCTAGTAGAACATAGAAAGATtcttaattttgaaaactacattaattaaaataaaatatcataccAATCACATATTGGAGATTAATATATCATGACAATCACATCTATGATGTCAATCATATCCGGTATATTTAtaacaaattaagaaaaaaattataatgacAATAGCTCTTGTAGAAAAATTAACATATCAATCATATCTTccatatatataacaaaaatacATATACATTAACACGTATTTTATGAAGATAAAAGTTAACTTGACTGAAATACATACCAGATTCAAGGAAAAAAGTTCCGCGTGTAAATACATTTTCTATATATAGCGTCATTCCAATTCTTACATAATTCAAAAGTGAGCAttatatgttttaaaaaaaataaacttacaTTTTACACTAACAGACTAAGTATTGAGTTGAGTCTCTGGCCTCACACTGctgacaaaataatagtatcGAGTATTCTCAAACTAATTTAACAAAATGATCATTAGGAAGTTAACTATAATAAAGTAATTGTGTAAATAAAGAATGAGTTATGAGATAATAAATAAGAAAGACTAAATATGTTgttattatgaaaaataaaaataactcaattactagtataatttaacGATCAGACTAATTATGTTGTTATTAAGAAAAATAACAATAACTCAATTACTATAATTTAACGATCAGAAAAATATGTCTCAACAATAATGAGACGAATGGATTGCCAGAGTAATTAATTAGTATTCTTAATTGCATTTGGTTCAACATAAATGCAATGCATCAATTAAATCAATACTCATATAAAAACAAAGGTCAAACTAGAGCTTTTAGATTAGTGTGATCAACGGCATATATTACACCACATGACATAATTAtagatttattttattgtattaagcCACGGGCCTCCCATATCACAAAAATCACCACTTGATCCCATTAAAGGTTAATCAATGACAAGTCTGTTTAATAACGAAATATCAAATGTACTTAATTAGAAATGTGAGTATAAATTCTTGTGGAAAAAGGAATTGGTGGTGTTGAGACTTGAGAGCATTTGCCACTACAGGAATTTAAGATGCGTAGAGCTTCCCGTAACTAAAAGTAAGAGTAAAACATATGTGGCTACGATGCATATATATTATTCCATGTAAGCTCCTTCATTTATATTTACCGTgtttgaatataataaaataggatTATCTATATGTAGTAGTAATAGTATTATCTGTATGTAGATGAATTTAGATATAGAAATATATAACATTTTCTAAATGTTAATATTATCTAATAAATATTTaggtttttataaaatattagtatagaATAGAGAATTGTAAGTTGTAGTAGAATTCTCTATAATTATgtagttttatttataaaaaaataaaattgtgtaGGTATAAAATTATACAGAATTCTCATTTAAatactatataataaaatatatatcaGGATTTGTATAAAGAAAATTTAGATATATCGAACATAAAAGGATTAAGTAGAGAATTCTAGAATGTGCGAGAAATGCCTATACATATATGAGTATATTGTACTATCATTTTGCTTAATTTAAAGTTGAAAGTGAAGTGTTTCTTAATTTCTCATGGAACCAAATCTCCTAAATCATTTTACATCTACAAAATGTCATTTCAAATATTTCCTCCAAGGTATATTAGTTCTTCTATATATTACTTGTATTCATTACACCTTACTtctcccccaccaccaccaaacaAATGACTTACATTAACCATGTCAAAAGTTCAAGTCAATGGATAATGAGTGATatcttttaaaattatataattgataCTTTTTCAAAATTATTAAGAAGTTCGAAACAAGTTAGACTGTATAACTTGCGATTATTTAATATACCTGATCGACGTATACCTCTGAACCGAAGCAATTTATAATATTTGCATGAGAAGAATGAGATAATCCAAAAAAcaacttaattttaatttgatctatttattGTTGTAGAAAATCTAGTCTTTGAAATAAcacatttattcatttattaCTAATGCATTTTCGAAGGCCCTTTTTCTCCTGTACATCTACCAAatcaaggaaaaggaaaagCAAAAGGAAGAAACAAATGATTAAGGAAAAGCAAAAGGAAGAAACAAATGATTTCAAATAGAACCTCGGAGTAGTCAATCTCGTACAAtcgtaaaatatttttttattctttcgtGGTTCAGTCTATGCTTCAGCATGGAATTTATACTCGTAGTTCAATTagtttttgtaaaaatatactccctctgtttcgttatagttgagtcatttttccatttcaggAAGTTTcatcatagttgagtcatttccatatatagtaattattttctctttcttactttactctatcttacttttttctctctactttattcactttctactttattctctccacatttttctctcttttacttattttatctatttatctcgtgaaaattaaattagtatCTGTGTACGACAGTACGAGCCTTGGGTTCACACCTCTAACTAAATTAATATTCTCAAACCAAATTTATACTCTTCTCATTCTGTTTCAAgtatgaaatttaaaaaaattatttccttTGTCCAATAAGAATAAACACATTTTTTTAAGTTGGTAtcataaaaatatctcatttctttttatataaaattctTCCATATTCTTTTTACACATATAAAtcaatatattcacaacttataccactagaATCCAACATTAAACACCAATAATAATGTGGATATCATTAccactaatttattttaatcacttttaatttatcaattatacattatttCTCATGccgtccaaatttttttttatttttttagatagagagagtactaaTTAGGGAGTTAACTAAagtatttaaaaataaagaatgaaatcgaagagaaaataaaataaaataaattttatacattattttatttgcCAAAAATGAAATCGGTTGGACTATAATTGGGAAGCCAAATTAGTATGCATTAACTGTAATGACGAATGATATACATTTGACAatctcaaataaattaatcctgAAAAACCAAACACACCCACTAACCTGACATAAAACTCTGCATTATTAATATTGATTGCAAGAGTAAATAGTACTAAATAGGTGTATtcttaattggatttaaaattcAGATTAAAAACAATTACGATGCTTATGCTATGCTCCCTAATTGGCTCGGTATAGATACTATGAATATTCGAGAAGTAGGCAATTGCTTCCTTGATACGCACTACAAAAATATTTCATCCTTTGGCGCCCATTTCCTCATTTCAGTTTCTGCCTTAGGGTTTTAAAATCTCTTCACctcccccaatttcactccaattccaattccaattccaattccacgCACGCGACCAACAAATTTCCCAAATCCAAACCCTACAGCCTCTACATGGATTCGGTCAAATTGACGCAAGGCGCAATAGCTTTCATGACCAGCGACGCCGCCGACGCCGACAAGTCCAACTTCAAGCCGGTGCTGCAGGTCGTCAGTGTGCGCCTCGTCAATACGCAGAATCAGACCGCAGAGCGCTACCGCGTCCTTCTCTCCGATGGCGATTTCACTCAGCAAGGAATGCTGGCCACCCAGCGCAATGAATTGGTGAAATCCAATTATCTGCAGAATGGATCTGTTGTTAGGTTGACGCAGTTCGTCTGCAACGTTGTCCAGAATCGCAAGTCAGTATTCTTcaatttatgttgtgttttccttttttttaattgaaattgaAGTTATTATTTTGTGCCCTGGCTATGTTGATTTTATGCATCGAATCAGACTTTGTAGTTGCATTTCTGTTTTATTTCTCGAGGAAAATATTAGATTTGACTATCAAGATCGAGTTTTGGTGACATTTGATTGCTTCGTTTTTCGCCTTTGAATCTGAAGTTGCTGCACTTGCTTTTCATATATTTGTGAACAGATTGGTGTGTGCTAAATTATAACGGAGCAATTTCATTTGAATATGAACAGCTTAGTTCCAGTTCCTACTTCAGATATTGATACTGTTTCAGATTTCATATTTTTGGTTGAGCTTTAAACTTTTTTCTGTAGAGGCCAAACCAAATGAATACTAGGTGTTTTAGTCCCCAATCTATCGATCCATATGCATGCAAAGAAATAGAAGtttacatatttaattaatttatttattcatgttTAGTGTTTTTCAGTAGGTGTAGTATCTGCATAATTTCATTACACTCCATCTTTCTTGTGCGGTCGTAGTTTTATTTTAAGCTCCTTAACCATATTTTGGCATTGTGCAGGATTATTATCATCATTGATCTAGATGTGATAGTTGGAAAATGTGATCAGATTGGTCAACCAAATCAGTATCCAGTGAATGGTGATGGTCCTGTCCCTGCCCCTGGCCCTGCTGTAACCAGACCATTTGCACCAAGTCAGCTGATGAATCAGCCAGCTTTCCCTGCCGAGTCATCATTTAGCATTTCCTCTCCAATGCCACCTGTGGGTGCTGGTCCTGCTGGAGCCCAATTTCAACAGTCAGGGGAAGAGTACAATGCTGGCACACATTCTTATGGTAGTTCTTTTCCTAGCAATATGAATCCGGGTAGATATAGCCCTCCAAATGCGGCGCAAGTATTTCCCAGACCTGAACCTGGTTCAGCCTATCCCAAACCTGATGCTGGTCCCGGCATTCCACGAGCTCAGTTTAACAATTATGCCTGCCCGCCTAGTTCATTGCATCAGCAGCCGTCTCCAATCTATTCAAATAGAGGTCCAATTGCCAAAAATGAAGCTCCTTCAAGAATAATACCAATTGCAGCATTGAATCCGTATCAAGGCAGGTGGACAATTAAGGCCAGAGTGACAGCAAAAAGTGAACTCAGGCTGTACAGCAATCCTCGAGGTGATGGAAAAGTGTTCTCGTTCGATCTGCTTGATTCTGATGGTGGAGAAATAAGGGTCACTTGCTTCAATGCTGTTGCGGATCAATTTTATCAACAAATTGAGCCTGGTAGGGTTTATTTGATCTCCAAAGGAACGCTGAAACCTGCACAGAAAGCATTTAACCACCTACGCAATGATCATGAGATAATGCTGGATAGTACATCAACTGTGCAACCTTGTCATGAAGATGATAGGGCCATCCCAAAGCAGCAATTTCATTTCCGCCCCATAAGTGATATTGAAGGTCTGGACAACAACAGTATTTTGGATTTGATTGCTATTGTTTCTTCAATCAATCCACCCAGCTCTATAATGAGGAAAAATGGTACTGAAACTCAAAAAAGAACTCTCCAATTGAAGGATATGTCTGGGAGAAGTGTTGAGTTGACTTTGTGGGGAAACTTCTGCAACGCTGAAGGACAAAAGCTACAATCCATGTGCGATTCTGGCCTTTTTCCTGTTTTGGCAGTGAAATCTGGTAGGGTTAATGATTTCAATGGGAAATCTGTGGGCACCATATCCAGTACTCAGTTGTTTATAGAGCCTGATTTTCCCGAGGTTCAGAAACTTAAAACTTGGTTCGATAGCAATGGTAAGGACACACCTGCTATATCTCTTTCAAAGGAATCAGGCCCAGCCCGTGTGGATGTACGCAAAACCATATCTCAGATCAAAGATGAAAAGTTAGGGACCTCTGAGAAGCCAGATTGGATCACAGTATCTGCCTCAATAGTATTCATAAAAGTTGATAACTTTTGTTATACTGCATGTCCAGTCATGATTGGAGATCGACAGTGCAACAAAAAGGTTACTAACAATGGAGATGGGAAATGGCGTTGTGAGAGATGTGACCAGTCAGTTGATGAGTGTGATTATAGGTATATCCTCCAGATGCAAATCCAGGATCACACTGGCTTAACATATGTGACTGCATTTCAGGAGACCGGAGAGGAGATAATGGGTAGATCTGCCAAAGAGCTGTACTACATGAAATATGAAGAACAAGATGATGATAAATTCTCTGAGCTGGTGCATGATGtcctttttacaaaatttatctTTAAACTGAAAGTGAAAGAAGAGGTTTTCAGCGATGAACAGCGGGTTAAGTCAACAGTTGTCAGAGCAGATAAGGTTAACTACCCAACAGAGACCAAGTATCTGCTTGATTTGGTGTCTAAATTAAAAGATGATGACTTAGGTTCACTACCTCCTAAGAGTGAAGGTATGTCAGCAGTATCCGGGCTGACTAGTGGTGGATTTGGTGGAAGCAGACAACCTGAAACTGTTGCAGCTATGAATTACAGTGGAGTTACTAGCAATGTGGCTAGAGACGGTGGTGCAAGTATGAGTCAATATGGTAACCAGTATGGTGGCTCGAGATATCCTTCAACCGGTTCGACTGGAATGTATACAAGTTGTGGTAGCTGTGGTGGCTCCGGGCATAGCTCTGCAAATTGCCCAAGCCTAATGACTGGTGCTGGACAATCATATGGAACTGGGCCAACTGGCTTTAGCAATAGGGCGACGCCTggggctggtggtggtggtggtggtgcatcTGGAGACTGCTTTAAATGCCATCAACCTGGGCACTGGGCAAAGGACTGCCCTAATGTTGGCAATGTTCCTCCTGCTTATGGGGGCAATAATGCCAATCCTGACTGCTTTAAATGCCATCAACCTGGGCACTGGGCGAAGGACTGCCCCGGTGTTAGCAATGTTCGTCCTGCTTATGGGAGCAATAATGCTAATTCCGGGAGATACGGAATGGCATCGAAGCAGTATGTGGGGGGGTGAGTACTGAGATTCTACTGGCTGATGATAGCTTTTTTCGAACACAAGGATTGCCTctatgaaattaaatatttttgttttgggCGGAAGCAGGCTTTCAAGTCATGTGTTTTAATTTTCTGTGAAGAAACCATCATCATGTAATGGCTCTGGCTTCTTGTTGGCTATGGGTTTTGTTACGAATGTACTGCTTAAAATGCTTTGTAAATTAGTCATATCCTTTCTTTTGTGGAATAATTTGTTTAGATTTTTCGTCTTAAGGAACTTCTGGTTCACCATCATTTTTTTATAAGCGAATTATGGTTACAGGGCTAAGGTTCAAATCAATTTTCATTGGTTTTATTGATAGAAAAATCATGAGTTTTGATCCATCTTGCAGCtcacattaaaatttatgaatttttatatttttttaaaatttttatggaGTTTAAATTAGGTAAAATCGTATCTAGACATTTGAAAAGTTCAACAAAGACAACACAATCCTTGAATTTGATCATTTTTTTCAATGTACTTTTTGGTGACTGTAAGGTTTGCAAAATTGTAATTTCGAGAATAAATATATagtatgtttggttcatgagattgactcccacaattcaatcctagatgaataatcacGTGATAATTGGTCATAGCCAACTCtaacaactaaaataatctcaagactcaatcctaaattatatgttagtactattttatctaggaaaccaaACATCATCTtaacaaatattttattaagGTGGCAAGTCAATTAGCAATTGGTGCATCAGCGCCagaagaaattaccaaatttccAACTAGCTATGCTCCAAGCTAGAAATCTAACTAGGAACTGTGAGTTTGATGGTGAATACTAGCTAACAGGACCACCGTTCCATCAGATGCTTTCCTTTGCGGGCAGTGTAGACATAGATGCTTAAAGATCTGGCATTCCCTTTCCAGTTGTAGGATCATAAGTCTTCTCGAGAACAACATCTATCGGAGTGTCCTTGGGACCGACTGTAGAATAAGATACGAGAATGAGCA carries:
- the LOC121780698 gene encoding replication protein A 70 kDa DNA-binding subunit E-like, with protein sequence MDSVKLTQGAIAFMTSDAADADKSNFKPVLQVVSVRLVNTQNQTAERYRVLLSDGDFTQQGMLATQRNELVKSNYLQNGSVVRLTQFVCNVVQNRKIIIIIDLDVIVGKCDQIGQPNQYPVNGDGPVPAPGPAVTRPFAPSQLMNQPAFPAESSFSISSPMPPVGAGPAGAQFQQSGEEYNAGTHSYGSSFPSNMNPGRYSPPNAAQVFPRPEPGSAYPKPDAGPGIPRAQFNNYACPPSSLHQQPSPIYSNRGPIAKNEAPSRIIPIAALNPYQGRWTIKARVTAKSELRLYSNPRGDGKVFSFDLLDSDGGEIRVTCFNAVADQFYQQIEPGRVYLISKGTLKPAQKAFNHLRNDHEIMLDSTSTVQPCHEDDRAIPKQQFHFRPISDIEGLDNNSILDLIAIVSSINPPSSIMRKNGTETQKRTLQLKDMSGRSVELTLWGNFCNAEGQKLQSMCDSGLFPVLAVKSGRVNDFNGKSVGTISSTQLFIEPDFPEVQKLKTWFDSNGKDTPAISLSKESGPARVDVRKTISQIKDEKLGTSEKPDWITVSASIVFIKVDNFCYTACPVMIGDRQCNKKVTNNGDGKWRCERCDQSVDECDYRYILQMQIQDHTGLTYVTAFQETGEEIMGRSAKELYYMKYEEQDDDKFSELVHDVLFTKFIFKLKVKEEVFSDEQRVKSTVVRADKVNYPTETKYLLDLVSKLKDDDLGSLPPKSEGMSAVSGLTSGGFGGSRQPETVAAMNYSGVTSNVARDGGASMSQYGNQYGGSRYPSTGSTGMYTSCGSCGGSGHSSANCPSLMTGAGQSYGTGPTGFSNRATPGAGGGGGGASGDCFKCHQPGHWAKDCPNVGNVPPAYGGNNANPDCFKCHQPGHWAKDCPGVSNVRPAYGSNNANSGRYGMASKQYVGG